One stretch of Thermococcus sp. DNA includes these proteins:
- the hemH gene encoding ferrochelatase translates to MRILFTYMGAPTEPDEIEDFIFRFLYDIRHHIGLDVPGARAIIRGIAKARAREVRGHYMAIGGRSPLVRYMGEIARAVSEKTGHEIRLGMCYSRPLLEEMEWDFDLVLPLYHVYSSSTTERCLVKIRELFGEKPYVREWWNRESFVQWVQRNIENGLKESGFEEPYLILSVHSLPKKVIDEGDPYERSHRKLAGRVMKAFDLPWEIAFQSRFGKGEWLGPGISEVLERLKSEGIKEVLVYPLSFIVENIETLYELDIEYKEVADRLGLKYYRVKLNHRDPLLIDAIAEVIEDAG, encoded by the coding sequence TTGAGGATTCTTTTCACCTACATGGGTGCTCCTACGGAGCCAGATGAAATTGAGGACTTCATATTCCGGTTTCTCTATGATATACGGCACCATATAGGACTCGATGTTCCGGGAGCGAGGGCCATAATCAGGGGCATAGCTAAGGCCCGTGCGAGGGAGGTTAGGGGACACTATATGGCCATAGGAGGCAGGAGCCCCCTCGTTAGATACATGGGCGAGATAGCCAGGGCCGTGAGCGAGAAAACCGGGCATGAGATAAGGCTCGGCATGTGCTACTCGAGACCGCTTTTGGAGGAGATGGAATGGGACTTCGATTTGGTCCTCCCGCTCTACCACGTCTACTCAAGCTCGACAACGGAGCGCTGTCTGGTCAAAATAAGGGAACTCTTTGGCGAGAAGCCCTATGTGAGGGAGTGGTGGAATCGGGAGAGCTTTGTCCAGTGGGTTCAGAGGAACATCGAGAACGGTTTGAAAGAGAGTGGCTTTGAGGAGCCTTACCTCATACTCAGCGTCCACAGTTTGCCCAAGAAGGTCATAGACGAAGGCGACCCCTATGAGAGGAGCCACCGGAAGCTCGCTGGGAGAGTAATGAAAGCATTCGACCTGCCCTGGGAGATAGCCTTTCAGAGCAGGTTTGGTAAGGGTGAATGGCTCGGGCCCGGCATTTCAGAGGTTTTGGAGAGGCTAAAATCGGAGGGCATTAAAGAGGTTCTCGTTTACCCCCTCAGCTTCATAGTTGAAAATATTGAGACCCTCTACGAGCTGGATATTGAATACAAGGAGGTCGCCGACAGGCTCGGCCTGAAATACTACCGGGTGAAGCTTAACCACCGCGATCCCCTTTTGATTGATGCAATTGCGGAGGTGATTGAAGATGCCGGTTGA
- a CDS encoding DUF1641 domain-containing protein produces the protein MSELKLTPEEVSAVKELIEVAVALKKSGTLGILKAMTENGDKLLETIAEEKAVLRLAGIGNAALEPVREIEPEEVEEIQVNIEELVGALLKALARTNPKEVPRVGMTAALGYLRDEDVQKGLGFLLTLAKNLGAVLNGKL, from the coding sequence ATGAGCGAACTCAAGCTTACCCCAGAGGAAGTTTCGGCCGTTAAGGAGCTAATAGAGGTTGCCGTTGCCCTGAAAAAGAGCGGAACGCTTGGGATACTCAAGGCCATGACCGAGAACGGCGACAAGCTTCTCGAAACAATAGCCGAGGAAAAGGCCGTTCTTAGGCTGGCAGGCATTGGAAACGCCGCCCTCGAACCGGTTAGGGAAATAGAGCCGGAGGAAGTGGAGGAAATCCAGGTCAACATTGAGGAACTCGTTGGGGCGCTCCTCAAGGCCCTAGCAAGAACTAACCCGAAGGAAGTCCCCAGAGTCGGTATGACCGCTGCTTTGGGCTACCTCCGCGACGAAGATGTGCAAAAGGGACTCGGCTTCCTCCTAACCCTGGCCAAAAACCTCGGGGCAGTTTTGAACGGTAAGCTTTGA